The genomic DNA ACCCATTCATTAATTGAATAAAACCCTCCCGATTATGTCCTGAAAATCGAGGATTATATTTCCTTTCTTCCCCAATAGTAGAAACTGTAAAACCTTGATAATCATGTCCTGGATAAACTAAAGTTTCATCAGGGAGAGAAAATAACTTTTGTGTAACTACATCAAACAAAGTTCCTGGATTTCCACCTTGGAAATCAGTTCTTCCACAACCACGAATTAATAAAGAATCTCCAGTTAATAATCTTTCTTTATTAATTAAATATGCTAAATGACTATCTGTATGTCCAGGAGTAGCGATCGCTTTAATTGCAATCGAGTCTAGTTGCACAATTTCCCCATCTCTCATCTGCTGATCTGCACAACTGGCTGGTGCATTTTCCGGTACAATCCCTAAACACCCAGTTAGTTGACGCAATTTACCTGTACCTGTGATATGATCTGCATGAATATGGGTTTCTAAGCAGTAACGTAGTGTCAAACCTAATTCTTGAATTAGTTGTATATCTCTTTCTGTCTTCTCCAGTACGGGATCTACTAACACTGCTGCTTTTGTCTGAACATCAGCGATTAAGTAAGTATATGTACTAGATTCTTGATCAAAAAGTTGTCTGAACAACATATCTTTCCCTTGATTTCTTATTTTCTCACTATATTAGTATATAGTAGAATAGTCAATAAAAAGGTCAAATATTTTTGGTATTTTTATGAAAGAAGTATTACCAGGCGCTATTAATCAAGTTGCAGAATATTTTAAAGTGCTTTCTGAAGT from Okeanomitos corallinicola TIOX110 includes the following:
- a CDS encoding MBL fold metallo-hydrolase, with amino-acid sequence MLFRQLFDQESSTYTYLIADVQTKAAVLVDPVLEKTERDIQLIQELGLTLRYCLETHIHADHITGTGKLRQLTGCLGIVPENAPASCADQQMRDGEIVQLDSIAIKAIATPGHTDSHLAYLINKERLLTGDSLLIRGCGRTDFQGGNPGTLFDVVTQKLFSLPDETLVYPGHDYQGFTVSTIGEERKYNPRFSGHNREGFIQLMNGLNLLNPQKMMAAVPANERCGNAVLV